In Paracoccus aminophilus JCM 7686, a single window of DNA contains:
- a CDS encoding UDP-N-acetylglucosamine--N-acetylmuramyl-(pentapeptide) pyrophosphoryl-undecaprenol N-acetylglucosamine transferase: MTAPLCLIAAGGTGGHMFPAQALSEELLKRGWRVKLSTDERGARYAGAFPAAVPREIVASATTARGGALAKLGVPFRIASGVLAARRAMKADRPAVVVGFGGYPTIPAMSAALTLGIPRMIHEANGVMGRVNRAFATRVDLVACGIWPTDLPKGAKGIYTGNPIRAAVEAYVGAPYQAPRADTPLHVLVIGGSQGARVLSKVVPEAIAGLPPEICARLSLSHQARAEDADEVSATYRAARIAADVQPFFADVPERLAACQLVISRSGASSVADIAAIGRPSILIPFAAATGDHQTANSRALAEAGAAVVLPESVLDVESLRRDIRAILSDEARATQMASRALSLGRPDAATRLADLVVELNR, translated from the coding sequence ATGACCGCACCTTTGTGCCTGATCGCTGCCGGGGGAACCGGCGGCCATATGTTTCCCGCTCAGGCCCTGTCCGAAGAGCTGCTCAAGCGCGGCTGGCGGGTGAAGCTCTCGACCGATGAGCGCGGCGCGCGCTATGCCGGAGCCTTTCCGGCCGCCGTCCCGCGCGAGATCGTGGCCTCGGCGACGACGGCGCGCGGGGGCGCTCTGGCCAAGCTCGGCGTGCCCTTCCGCATCGCGAGCGGCGTTTTGGCGGCGCGGCGCGCGATGAAGGCCGACCGGCCCGCGGTGGTCGTGGGCTTTGGCGGCTATCCGACCATTCCCGCCATGTCGGCGGCGCTGACGCTTGGCATTCCGCGGATGATCCATGAGGCGAATGGCGTCATGGGCCGGGTCAACCGCGCCTTTGCCACCCGCGTCGATCTCGTCGCTTGCGGCATCTGGCCGACCGATCTGCCCAAAGGGGCCAAGGGCATCTACACCGGCAACCCGATCCGCGCGGCGGTCGAGGCCTATGTCGGCGCGCCCTATCAGGCGCCGCGCGCGGATACGCCGCTTCATGTGCTGGTGATCGGCGGCTCGCAGGGGGCGCGCGTGCTCTCGAAGGTCGTGCCCGAGGCGATTGCGGGCCTGCCGCCCGAGATCTGCGCCCGGCTGAGCCTGTCGCATCAGGCTCGCGCCGAGGATGCCGATGAGGTCAGCGCGACCTATCGCGCCGCCAGGATCGCGGCCGATGTTCAGCCCTTCTTTGCCGATGTCCCAGAGCGCCTTGCCGCCTGCCAATTGGTGATCTCGCGCTCGGGGGCCTCGTCCGTCGCCGATATCGCCGCGATCGGGCGCCCCTCGATCCTGATCCCCTTCGCCGCTGCCACCGGAGACCACCAGACCGCCAATTCGCGGGCTTTGGCCGAGGCGGGCGCGGCGGTGGTCTTGCCGGAATCAGTGCTTGACGTCGAAAGCCTGAGGCGCGACATCCGCGCGATCCTTTCGGATGAGGCGCGCGCCACCCAGATGGCCAGCCGTGCCTTGTCCCTTGGTCGCCCCGATGCGGCGACCCGCCTTGCAGATCTAGTAGTGGAACTGAACCGATGA
- the murC gene encoding UDP-N-acetylmuramate--L-alanine ligase translates to MNAATKLPGELGAIHFIGIGGIGMSGIAEVLITLGYQVQGSDAKRSKITDRLEQLGATIFEGQRAENIGEASVVVISTAIKKGNPELEEARSRKLPVVRRAEMLAELMRLKSNVAIAGTHGKTTTTTMVATLLDAGGFDPTVINGGVIHAYGSNARAGAGEWMVVEADESDGSFNRLPATIAIVTNIDPEHMEHWGSFDALRKGFLDFVSNIPFYGLAVCCTDHAEVQALVGKLTDRRVTTFGFNAQADVRAINLHYENGIAHFDIALQGEAGLNDGETPVIEGCTLPMPGDHNVSNALSAVAVARHLGMKRAQIREALAKFAGVGRRFTRVGEIDGVTIIDDYGHHPVEIAAVLKAARQATKGRVIAVHQPHRYTRLSHLFEDFCTCFNEADVVAIAEVYAAGEEPIAGATRDDLVAGLIAHGHRHARAVLDEEDLARLVREQARPGDMVVCLGAGTISTWANNLPARLQGQAA, encoded by the coding sequence ATGAATGCAGCGACGAAACTTCCCGGCGAACTCGGGGCGATCCATTTCATCGGAATCGGCGGGATCGGCATGTCGGGCATTGCCGAAGTGCTGATCACGCTTGGCTATCAGGTGCAGGGCTCGGATGCGAAACGCTCGAAGATCACAGACCGGCTCGAACAGCTGGGCGCGACGATCTTTGAAGGCCAGCGCGCGGAAAACATTGGCGAAGCCAGCGTCGTCGTGATCTCGACCGCGATCAAGAAGGGCAATCCCGAGCTGGAAGAGGCGCGCAGCCGCAAGCTGCCGGTGGTGCGCCGCGCCGAGATGCTGGCCGAGCTGATGCGGCTGAAGTCGAACGTCGCCATTGCGGGCACGCATGGCAAGACCACGACGACGACCATGGTCGCGACGCTGCTCGATGCGGGCGGCTTTGATCCGACCGTGATCAACGGCGGCGTCATCCATGCTTACGGCTCGAATGCGCGCGCCGGGGCGGGCGAATGGATGGTGGTCGAGGCCGACGAATCGGATGGCTCGTTCAACCGTTTGCCCGCGACTATCGCGATTGTGACCAATATCGACCCCGAGCATATGGAGCATTGGGGCTCGTTCGATGCCTTGCGCAAAGGCTTTCTCGATTTCGTCTCGAACATCCCCTTCTACGGTCTGGCGGTCTGCTGCACCGATCACGCCGAGGTGCAGGCTCTGGTCGGCAAGCTGACCGACCGCCGCGTCACCACCTTCGGCTTCAACGCGCAGGCCGATGTCCGCGCGATCAATCTGCATTATGAAAACGGCATCGCGCATTTCGATATCGCGTTGCAGGGCGAGGCCGGTCTCAATGACGGCGAGACCCCGGTGATCGAGGGCTGCACCCTGCCGATGCCGGGCGATCACAACGTCTCGAATGCGCTCTCGGCGGTTGCGGTGGCGCGCCATCTCGGCATGAAACGCGCCCAGATCCGCGAGGCTTTGGCGAAATTCGCCGGGGTGGGGCGCCGCTTCACCCGCGTGGGCGAGATCGACGGCGTCACCATCATCGACGATTATGGCCATCACCCGGTCGAGATCGCGGCGGTGCTGAAAGCCGCGCGGCAGGCGACCAAGGGCCGCGTTATCGCGGTGCACCAGCCCCATCGCTACACCCGGCTGTCGCATCTCTTCGAAGATTTCTGCACCTGCTTCAACGAGGCCGATGTCGTCGCGATTGCCGAGGTCTATGCGGCGGGGGAAGAGCCGATTGCCGGGGCGACCCGCGACGATCTGGTCGCTGGTCTGATCGCGCATGGCCATCGCCATGCCCGCGCCGTGCTGGACGAAGAAGATCTCGCCCGGCTGGTGCGCGAACAGGCGCGGCCCGGCGATATGGTGGTCTGCCTTGGTGCGGGCACGATTTCGACCTGGGCCAACAATCTGCCCGCGCGGCTGCAAGGGCAGGCCGCGTGA
- a CDS encoding DUF2484 family protein, with translation MTGLAAQAYAAEAAWLMAVLWAIAASLVPFLRLHWRLTAFWVVVGFGVPALGWLTFVCGPGAGGLVFLLGLGVLVWQPFARWRRYKSHQKAAPPQRAA, from the coding sequence GTGACCGGGCTTGCCGCCCAGGCCTATGCGGCCGAGGCCGCCTGGCTGATGGCGGTGCTTTGGGCGATTGCCGCAAGTCTCGTGCCCTTCCTGCGCCTGCATTGGCGCCTGACCGCCTTCTGGGTCGTGGTCGGCTTTGGCGTCCCAGCCTTGGGCTGGCTGACCTTCGTTTGCGGGCCGGGGGCGGGGGGGCTGGTCTTCCTGCTCGGGCTTGGCGTTCTGGTCTGGCAGCCCTTCGCGCGCTGGCGGCGCTATAAATCCCATCAGAAAGCGGCACCGCCGCAACGGGCTGCATGA
- the murB gene encoding UDP-N-acetylmuramate dehydrogenase — translation MTELDPTPIPSARGTLSQARSLSDLTWLRVGGPADWLFQPADAADLAAFLAALHHALPVFPIGVGSNLIVRDGGLRGVVIRLGRGFNTISTEGDLVVAGAAALDAHVARKAADQGLDLTFLRTIPGAIGGAVRMNAGCYGAYVADHLVSARAITRDGRAVELSPQDFAFAYRHSELPEGWVLTEATFRAERGDPAALHAKMEEQLARRDASQPTKDRTAGSTFRNPAGFSSTGRADDSHELKAWSLIEAAGLRGYRLGDAMMSEKHPNFLINAGNATAAELENLGEFVRQKVRESSGHDLQWEVIRIGEPSPAR, via the coding sequence ATGACCGAGCTTGACCCAACCCCGATCCCCAGCGCCCGCGGCACTCTGAGCCAGGCGCGTTCTTTGTCCGATCTGACCTGGCTGCGCGTCGGCGGTCCGGCGGATTGGTTGTTCCAACCGGCGGATGCCGCTGATCTGGCCGCGTTTCTGGCCGCGCTCCATCACGCGCTTCCGGTCTTTCCGATTGGCGTCGGCTCGAATCTGATCGTGCGCGACGGCGGGTTGCGCGGGGTGGTCATTCGTCTGGGGCGCGGCTTCAACACGATCTCGACCGAGGGCGATCTGGTCGTCGCGGGCGCGGCGGCTCTGGATGCCCATGTCGCGCGCAAGGCCGCGGATCAGGGGCTCGACCTCACCTTCTTGCGCACGATCCCCGGTGCCATCGGCGGCGCGGTGCGGATGAATGCGGGCTGCTATGGCGCCTATGTCGCCGATCATCTGGTCTCGGCCCGCGCGATCACCCGCGACGGGCGCGCGGTCGAGCTGTCGCCGCAGGATTTCGCCTTCGCCTATCGCCATTCCGAGCTGCCCGAGGGCTGGGTGCTGACCGAAGCGACCTTCCGCGCCGAGCGCGGCGATCCCGCCGCCCTTCATGCCAAGATGGAAGAGCAGCTGGCGCGGCGCGATGCCAGCCAGCCGACCAAGGACCGCACGGCGGGCTCGACCTTCCGCAACCCGGCGGGATTCTCTTCGACCGGGCGCGCCGATGATTCCCACGAGCTCAAGGCCTGGTCGCTGATCGAGGCGGCGGGGCTGCGCGGCTATCGGCTGGGCGATGCGATGATGAGCGAGAAGCACCCGAATTTTCTGATCAACGCGGGCAATGCCACCGCCGCCGAGCTGGAGAATCTTGGCGAATTCGTGCGTCAGAAGGTGCGCGAAAGCTCGGGCCATGACCTGCAATGGGAGGTCATCCGCATCGGTGAGCCAAGCCCCGCCCGCTAG